A single Anas acuta chromosome 19, bAnaAcu1.1, whole genome shotgun sequence DNA region contains:
- the LOC137842129 gene encoding C-C motif chemokine 4-like codes for MQSVLHLPELLVLLRLSLSDGKMKVSSVVLALLLIAASCSQTSSAPVGPDHPTCCFSYTSHKLPKKLILRYYVTSTSCSLPALVFITKKGREVCANPSDTWVQRYLQNMKQN; via the exons ATGCAGTCTGTGTTGCATCTGCCAGAGCTCCTGGTCCTGCTCCGACTGTCCTTGTCTGACGGGAAGATGAAGGTCTCTTCAGTTGTTCTCGCTCTTCTCCTCATTGCAGCCTCTTGCTCCCAAACGTCCTCTGCCCCAG TTGGACCTGACCATCCAACCTGCTGCTTCTCTTACACATCCCACAAGCTCCCAAAGAAGCTCATCCTGCGTTACTACgtcaccagcaccagctgctccctgccagccctcgT GTTCATCACAAAGAAAGGGCGTGAAGTCTGTGCCAATCCAAGTGACACCTGGGTGCAAAGATACCTGCAGAACATGAAGCAGAACTGA
- the LOC137842178 gene encoding C-C motif chemokine 4 homolog has translation MSQHQREKKLSSSLACFSSGHNFCVDMKVSVVALAVLIAAFCYQTSAAPIGSDPPTSCCFTYVQRELPRSFVTDYYETNSLCSKPGVVFITRKGREVCANPEHDWVKKYVTELELN, from the exons ATGTCTCAGcaccaaagagaaaagaagctttCAAGCTCACTTGCCTGCTTCAGCTCCGGCCACAACTTCTGCGTTGACATGAAGGTCTCTGTGGTTGCCCTGGCTGTTCTCATCGCCGCCTTCTGCTACCAGACCTCTGCTGCACCAA TTGGCTCTGACCCACCAACCTCCTGCTGTTTCACCTACGTCCAACGGGAGCTGCCCCGTAGCTTCGTGACCGACTACTATGAGACCAACAGCCTGTGCTCTAAGCCAGGTGTCGT GTTCATCACAAGGAAGGGACGTGAAGTCTGTGCCAACCCTGAACATGACTGGGTCAAGAAGTACGTGACTGAGCTGGAACTGAACTGA